Genomic window (Rosa chinensis cultivar Old Blush chromosome 6, RchiOBHm-V2, whole genome shotgun sequence):
tacgatggtagtccggacattggtaatgcacaccaatctccttatattcgcttggggtgatgcaatatcgcatgtagctatgctaattcgtctacgacccaccgccactcaatctacctctgcgttatagctagtgactgggtacaagtatcgtacttacgcatctttgtgtgtgccatttatgtgccaattgcaccgccacagcgctctatgatgggtccgtatagacgaatgggcaactacgttggatttgagactccaacaatcattcggcacttaatgcccttgcgaggcaatctccttaccgctagatatgcgggttgtcactttgatgagacagtctttccgTCGTTacggggagataagaacacggatgttcagcaggaacgacaggaattgtcgtggcctgtccccactatgatccttactaaagtgacgagatcacacatctgctgcaaatatgcctgcaaggaagtaagtccctacaagaggacgtagcgccaccctacacggaggtaggcatggcgccaatgccaaaaagAGTGGCACTCaagcgttacaggccatggccccaactaggatgtgtgggaggccAGTGGGTTCaaaggatgctttggcacactccaatcctttgatcatcgacactcaaaatccgtctcatgagaatcttccgggttatggttatcgttgggggacgccttaacgtcagaacctattcctgagaagatagagctctatgaaaattacactagtgtacatgagacgtgggatagaaactccatcataattgatgatgtagtcacgcacttcattgcacatgagtttgttgagtccaatgatatcgaaccacactctgttgatgaatgaataccaacgtagagagatttggcctaaatggaaagatgcgatccaggttaagttggattctctaactaAGAGGAAAGTTTtagagctagtgatgccaacacctcctaacataaaacctattgactaatgggtcttcgttagaaagcgtgatgagaaaaagagatggcaatctcgcctgatggtgcaaggcttctcacaaaacaccctggaatcgactacgatgagacatattctctcgtaatggatgtcattgcactccactaccttgtctgtttggtagtttccgaataactgaacatgcagcttacaaatgtggtcactacatatctatatggggatctagatatggaatatacatgaaggttcatggtgaacttcatttacccaagtcaagtggctctagatcaCGGAGCacatttacaataaggttggaacgctcactaaagtgactacttaattgggaagggatatgcccacgcgtttccataacaagtttaggattctatcgcggttcatgttggacatgatcttcattagaagcccttcaagagttaagggaaaccgctgaacacttgaagcccgattttgagatgaaggattatgggagaacacgattatgtctcggtttggaacttgagcatcttgtcgatagatgcttaggcattttgacaaggtcaagccttcaagcacccccatgatcgtccgtagtcttgatcctgaaaaggatcatcttcgttgaaaggatgataatgaagatgtgctagaggcaagagtgccttacttgagtacaataggtgcattattgtacttagctcaatgcataagaccggacatctcattttccatgaacttgttagctagatatagttctgcgccaacgcgacgccattggatttgtgtaaaagatatctttcgatacttgagatttatgattgatatgagcttgttctatccctgcaaatagatgatggattcggacccatcacacaccaggaacgccaccaacactggcctgcatccactatccccatcccaaaacgacgtgttttggaaggttttgctgatgttgggtatctctgtGATCCaaacaaaggtcattcccaaactggttaagtgttcaccatgggtaaagaccgtgatatcttggaggtctacagaacagaccttagtcgctatatcttcgaacaatgcagagattattgctcttcataaaGTGGTtggtgaatgtatatggattggatccataattacgcatgttcgaaacaattgtggttgaagtctaccacagatgagcctacgagcatataggataatgctgcttgttttgaagcaaggttacatcaaaagcgaccacaccaagtataatcagcaacaacaaactctcctcaagatcaaagtgaactaggttcaatctgaggacagcgcggcaggcttgctcactaagtcattccCGAAATTCCACTTTctagaaacatgttggtagcatcgtttgcggaagttttccgaactccaatgaccgtagtcgtcagggggagttgcagacatcagggggaggtgtctacaagTATGGTATCGaaacgattatgtttccatgtacaactctatctctatgcttgtaatcctctatataaagaggcccctattatcaatgaaagtacgattcaattctctcccaattaagttttccttaaacaaattttttttttttttttgtgttctaACTATATATCCCAGTAAAATTGTGCCAAATCCAAAACAACAACTATATAAAAAGGGGTAGGGTGCTAAGCTTTTAGGCTGTAGAGTCTACTGCTTATTGAACACACTTTCCTGCACTTTCTCATTAGAAACTAAACAATCCTCTATCTATTTCGTTGCAATGAAGACACGGTTGAGCCAGAATAATGACTTGGAAGCCGGAGCGACCCCTTTACTCTACCCTTCGATGACGGGGAGGCCggagttccaatgggccttcaTCCGCAAAGTCTATGCCATCCTCACCTTTCAGATACTCCTCACCATCCCCATCGTCGCCACCGTCTACTTTAATCCTGCAATCGCCGTATTCCTTATCGAAACTTGGCTCGGATGGTTTCTGAAACAAACGATCATCATCACCTCCCTTGCTGGTATGTATGTCACTTTGACTCTTCCCTTGGATCAAAACGGTTTCTTTAATTCGGTGCATGATAAGATTGTGAAAGACTTAGGGTTTCgctattgtttggttttttgcAGTGCTCGTCGCCATGGTGTTTTGTAGCAAACATCACCAGCTAAATTACGTGCTCCTTGGGGCTTTCACTATATGTGAGGCCCTCATGGTCGGAGTAAGTTGTGCATTTACCAGCGGtacgtttttttttattttttatttttttatagttttcgtactaaaactaaaaattacaacagccctaaaccctaaacctgcttGTTCTTTCCTTCCTCCTTTTAAAGCCCCACGACCTAGGGCACCCGCCGCGCGAGCCTAACATGCTCTAGATGGTCACGGCAATGACTATAGGCTAGGGCTGTTGTGATTTTTAGTTTTAGTATGAAATTTTGTTCAACAAAGGTTCTgtgttaattaatttttttttttttttaatttatggtTTCAAGACTTATAAAGTGTTACCTAGTGTGACTAAAATTCGGTGACTCTAATTGAAACAAAAATCCTATTGATAACGAAATTTGATTCTTCTTAGACTCCTAAACCAAGTAGGGAGGTCCATGAATCAAAATTTGACCTTAATCCATGTTCCCTATATTATATGAGGGATCAAATAGCTTGTGATGAGGAATATTATTTTAATATGATAATTCTGTATTCAAGAAGAATCAGaaggaaaaatttcacaaatggtcactcaactatgactcattcgacactttggtcactgaaatttcaaatatatcactttggtcactcagctatgacactgtcaatcacttaaggcactttgttattttttttcattaaaaaaattataaaaaatactctttaggtgacttaagtgattgacagtgtaatagttgagtgaccaaagtgatatatttgaaacttcagtgaccaaagtgtcgaatgagttatagttgagtgaccatttgtggaattcttcCAAAATATTATTTGATCTGGAGTCTTGTAGTAATGATTTTCTTGAGTCCCTTTGCTTGGGGAGTGATATATGGGCAGTCCGTTCTCCCCCTGAGCAAAGGCTAATGTAGCATTTCCATGGCAGTGTGGTTTGGGGATTAAAATAGTTTCATAGGTCGTAAAAGTATTAAAATAGCTTAATAGTATTTCTAGATCAATTACACATATATACAGTTCTAGTAGCATATACATAATCTTGCTTACAAGCCTAACATAATGGAACTTTGTATTGGAAACAGGGTTTGGAGGCTGTGATTCTAACTGCTGTGATTTTTCTAAGTCTGACCTTGTACACCTTTTGCGCCGCAAGGAGAGGCCATGACTTCAACTTCTTGGGTCCTTTCTTGTTTGCATCCCTGCTGGCTCTGCTTGTCTTTGGAGTGATACAGGTATTTGTGCTTAATTGCATGTACCCGGCCTCTAGGCTCTCGCTgcttaatttgaatttattccaCTGCCGTAATGTGTTCAATTATATTCGAAATTTTAAATCCTGGGTTAATAATACATTCATATGGATCTTGTTGCAGATTTTCCTCCCTCTTGGTAAGACTAGTCATATGATATACGGGATTGTGGGAATACTCATATTCTGTGGCTATATTGTCCATGACACAGATGAATTGATCAAGCACTACGAGTACGATGAGTACATTTTGGCGGCCATCGACTTGTATTTGGACCTCCTCAACTTGTTTCTCAGGTTTCTCGAGTTGATGAAAGATGCTGAGAGCTCAGACGATGCTTAACCTCGCTCTCTTAGTCTATTAAAAATTGTCGTAACCAACTGAAACGCTCTCTCATTTATATACACTGATGATTGACGAACACCTtaatttctcccttgaatcacTTAAACTCAGATTAATGTTGCTTTTGTATTTTCTTCTCGATCTCTTTCAAAGTAGAGATCATGTAAGAGGACCACCAGTTGAAGGTGCTCATTATGCTAAGTGACTAGCTTTGTCTATCTAGGGTCATGTCTAGCTAGCCGGCCTTATTATACTTTCcatggttttcaatttttcatttaagCTTCTATATCAGTTCAcctacgtttttttttttatcaagaaaaacttcattaataatgaactgcttatAACGAGTTTTGGGCAACAATCTGCAATAACATTCCAACATGGGGGCTCTTACACAGAAATTgccactagacttcacactgaaaCCTATATTGACTGACTAATGGAGCCAAAAGGCCCCGACTCCAATCAAAGTAACAGTTGACTAAACAAAGCCACTCTTGCCAAAACGGTGAGCAATCTTGTTGTCATCGCGTTTCACAAAATGGCGACAACAGACTTAAAGAGACTAAAAGAAAAACTTGCACAACAACAAAATGGCAAAGACAACATgcgcaggagcagtgaatcATTTAGATCTCACCTCTCGTCTAGCTaagaagaacaatgagccagacaactcacttgtgtcaacactaactcgccacccaGAGTCCACCTGACCAGCCTTTGATagaccaagccaacactcgttGTGACTCCAACCCAACCAAATGGATTGCTGGATAGTCAAACCTGGGACTGAAGTAAACCCAATACCGTCACCACCCTATTGTCAACACCATCAACCCACTACTGCTCCATATCGCCATCTCCTCCGACCTAAAACCAGACAGGaacgacccactagaaggccaaggatgattgtctatgccacAGCCAAACTTTTCGCGATCGCTACTGACCCAAAACCAGATAGGTACCCTCTAGAAGGGAATGTCTTTGCCACAACTTGCAGTGCACCGGACCCAATAGCTAATACCTAACATCAGCAAATACCCAACAACAACTATAATTTAAACAACTAAAAACATCAGCTCACCAGCAAAGGCCCAAAACCTAGAGCTCGGTCCAACCTCCAATCACCCTAAGGAATTCTAGGGCTGCATTCAGCCAATCTCACCACCAACGAGCTGCAGACGTCCATCCTCACCAATTCCGCCGCCAACTAACCGGCACCAGCAACCCTGCATTACTGCATCGCCAATCATCGATCTCGGCTATCATCAGAAGCCGGACCTCAAGGCACTCTAGATCCTTATAGGGAACGCCTCTGCTAGGAGATTGAAGCCTAAATATGCCCAACCTGATCAACTCAGGCATCAATCTGGTCACTACAGGGGATAGTGACCACCGATCTCGCCACCGACTGACACCCATACGCCGTTCTACCTCTGTGCTAGCCCACGACCAGAGAAGGTCAGACCAGAACAGATCTGCCCAACCCAACATCGACCTCTCATCCACCTTTCCCGGGCTATGCCTAAGCTAGAACTCCCAGCCAGAGTGCCCAGAACCATCAAAAGCCCATCCGACGACGACGCCCCAAGGACGGGCCTCCGGACGGAGCATCACTCTCTCAATAACACCAGGCGTGTGAGGCGCGTTCTCCAAACCCTTTTTTCTCAGTTTAGTTCACCTAATTTGTTAGGTAAAAATTGCGCAAAGTGAAtcacccaacgtaatttcactcgtattcattgaCAGAATAGAGTTTTAGTTATTTTGTGGTTTGATCTATTCGTTGTGTCTCTTAATTGCAATCCCTTGTTATAAGAAAACAccatttgattccatttatatataaaaaattgtgtatttgtttgtttttgcagcTGCACTCGAATGTTATGACGGGTTGCCTATGTACCCGGGAAGGGATGAAGCCACTCGTAGTTTAAAAGTCCCAATGAGTGAATGGCTCATTaaagatttttgattttggaataagAATGTTTAGGatgtggttgcatctagatgaTTTGATCTTcaattgcctacatacccttgcgggatcaaaccacatgtagattcagcatttaggatttaaatgggtagatgactcGTTTATTTTTGGTGTTGTGTTTGAGATATTTGAGAGGGTTTAAAGCCTTTAGATTTTTGTTTGGGTAATTTGGaaatgaatttatttttttggtgtttgggtgaatttgatTAGTGGAGTCAGAGATTCAGATAAGCTGAATTTAATTGGTGGAGTTAGGGATTCAATTTGAAGTTGTGGTtacatctagtgggtcgctaaaTTGCCTACATATGTAGTGAAGCGAATTCAAACAAGTTGGTGTGCACTGGCTATTTCACGTCATCGTCAAACTAAAAATATAGGTCAGTGAAGTCACAATGTTTGTATTTTTGACCCAACACCATGCGTTTGCGAGCTGAATTTGAAGATGAAGTACTCTTTTGAACCCATGATTTCGCTTTCACTGGCAATaattaattcaatttcttttgcttGCAGGTGCAACTGGGAGAGACCTATGTATGATCATGATCATGTTTTGTCTCTCCACATCATGACCTCAACATGTGCTCTTGATCAATCTTGTATTCAATTAATCATGTTTAAAACAAAGCCCCAGCACACCAATCAACCAAGCCTTAATTGTTTTGGCTTGTGCATAGGTAATTAAAgcctcattgttttttttttggactgcAAACAACCGCCTCGAAATCAAAAGTTGATCATGCTTTTTGTGGTCTGGGCTTCTTTGCTATTATTTTGAGAGACACCCACTGAGCTTGCTTCAAGcaagtttgagagagagagagagagaggcagggGCTCTGGTTAGATCAGGCCCCGAGAGAAGTATATGGGGCTGGTACGAGCTCCTAAAGCAGCAGAGTATGCTTTATAACTACAAGGGTGCTCGATCAAAAAAAGTTGAGATGGCCCAGGGACGTAGCCATAAATTGAGTTTGGGTTGAGCTAATTTTAGCTATATAAAAGTTTTGCGAACTTTGATTATGTAGACATAGGCACAGAGCATGAAAATGGACATAGGCACATAGCATAGCATAGGCATTAAGGCATCAATAATGACATAGCAGTAATATAAGATGAATCTCCATCATAAGAGAAGATTGTGACCCAATTAAACTCACAAGATGAAGACTTGAAGAGATAAAATCTCCAACCAAATTGCTCCACTGCTCCCTTCCAATACTACCACCGTCTACACAACAAAAGCAAGGTATTCTAATTGATTATATATAACAACAAAGGAGCTATGGAAACTGACAATTAATGTATTCAATGCATCATACAAACAGACTTTGATTATAACCCAAATAAAACCGTGGAGGAAGCCATGGCTACTAAGGAAATCTAACTTTGATTATACAAACATCAATGCATCATATACAAACAGAATCgattaaaagtttaaaacccAAATAAACAACAATTCTAATTGACCCTTGAATCATTATCATCATCTTGGCACGGGGAGCACAAAACCGACCTGCAACTATAGACTTTCTCAGTAAAAAACTAACAATCATAAAAAAGGACAAACCCAATTCATTCATATACAAACAGAATCAATTAAAACCCAAATGAACAACAATTCTAATTGACCCGGCCCTTACTTCAATTGGTGGAGCGGTGGAGGTGGCTAGGTGGGGACAGTGGCGGGACTAAGCATCTGAGCCTCAGAGAGTCAGAGGGAATCGCGGTGAGGGACAGTGGGAGTCAGATCGGCGGGACTGAGCCTCAAAGGGAGGTGGCTCGGTGACTATGTAATTGATTCTCACTTCTTAGACATACAGTGACTGAGACACAAAGTGTGGAGACCtaatataattttattattatttgggCTATACCTATACTTGGCAACTTTTGGCCCAAAATCTCCCTCGGGTTACAGCCCAAGTAGCCTTAAGCACAGCTACGTCCCTAGATGGACCTCTAGATAGCTACCTATTTCTTCCCTCAGATCCAAATTCTTGTTTGGGTGTCTCCTTCGATGCCTTCATTTGCTGTTTTAAATGGGGTTTGCCTGTTATCCACATGGGTTGGATCCCAATTGTGCAACACTGGTTGACGTATATTGCACTTTTCATTTATTAAACAAGTGAGATTTGTTGAAGTTTTATATATACAAATGGTAATATTTAGGACACATTATGGTTCACcttgattttttcttcaaaatttatgttttagATGACCATATTTAACATAAAAttttgggttaaatactgtttactccctgaacttttacctaaaaaacacttcagttcctatccttctaatttcacacgtttactccttgtactctcaattttggaccaaaaggtccattccgttactctccgtccaaaaaCTCCGTTAAATTACTGATGTGGCATTCATTTAGCGTCAAAAtgtccattttaccctcacttattctttatttatttatttattctatttttcccctgttttctcttcttcttccaacactATCTTTTTCTTCTGCTTATCGCCCCTAACCAAAGCTAAACTAGCCCACATTGCTCACTCACACCTCTACCAAAACCCACCTAGCCCCAAAGCACCAAAGTCTCGAGGAAGGTCGTCGTAGCAGGTTAGACCTCCAGAGCTTTTTCGATTCAATTTATTTCAGAGCTCTTTGATCAAGAAGATCTATATGGGTCTCGATCGATGTGGGACATGGAGGTACTAGATCTCAGGGTCGAATCCCCGCATCGTCTTTGCTCAGCCGCCATCGAAAAATAGCCCCAAGCCCACCGGCCGATTAATCGCTAGAAAACACTTGTTGACCATCGAGAGGAAGTAGCTCTACCTCTACCGCCTCCATCCCCACCTTCGACCACTCTGCCTCACCCTTTCTGACGCCAAGACCGCCGACCTCACCTATAAAGATCCACCCGAATCAATTTCGAagctaaaaaagaagaagaattgaatcACCAGGGGCTCTATGTCgctgaagcttctgatgagcaTATGAACCATTTCATGGGCCTCAGAATTCTTGGTCTTCCGGGTGCCGGATTTTCTTCTGAAGCAGGTCGATGTCGAGGCAGAAGAAGACTACTGTGGAGGTTTTGGTAAATGAATTTAAGAAGATTTGGGCATGGAGCTGTTTGGCCTGAGATTGGGGTTTGATGGGACTAGGGTTTTTGAAGAAGATTTTGAGCAAGGTTTGGATGGAGCTCATGGGTTGTTGATGGaatcattttggttttcttttctttttgtctaaTCGATCTGGGTTTAGGAGAAGAACTgtttcagtttttcttttttttttttatttggattcGGTTCAAGGATAATTTTCTAGTtttgattttctgattttgtgtATGAAAAATGTACTTGATTGTGTGTTCAGAAATAGAGGGACCAAATGATGTGAAAGTGTGAGTTGAGATCGGGAAATGTGGGTGGGAGGTAGGGttgggagagagaagaggttgGGGGTTTTAGAGAGATGGTAAGCAGTAAATGAAAAAgatataaaagaaagaaaaattaaaaaattaaaaaaagaagaaaaaattaagaaaaaaaaaggaagtgagggtataaCAGACATTTCAGCATGGAAGAGATTGCCACGTCATCAGCTTAACGGAGATTTTAGAtggagagtaacggaatggacctattggtctaaaattgagagtatgaggagtaaacgtgtgaaattataAGGacagagactgaagtgttttttgagtaaaagtttagggagtaaacagtatttaaccctaaattttttattgttttattatgTTAACAACTGAATTACAACAGCTAGTTTTTTGTGAGTCGAATACAAAAAGATATTTATGTCACTAGACAAAATGATACTAGACACTACAAATGACATATATTGATATTTGTATGCTCGCATTTTTACATGCGTATTTTTCATTACAATTTGTTTAAACACGTACTTATCTATTGGAGTATGATTCATTAAATTTCCTGAATTATTCATGCATGTATATTTGACGTTTAATTCCTGTCTTGAATACTACTAACTGTGATCTGATCACACAATAAATGTGTCACTTTGGTTCATCAGTTGCCTTCACACAATTGATTCAGTACTCAGCTGTGTAATGATCTACGATTGATTCTCATGATCATCAGCTTCTGAACTCTTCTTTATCCCCCACTTCCAATTGAGTTTGAGTATTAGTTTCACCTGCTGTTACTATGTCATAATTTTCTACAGTAGCAACCCTGTCTGTGTTTGGTATCTGATCATTTAGACTACATTCTGGTAAGgcaactttcttttttttcttgtagaCTAAGAACATAATCATCTGCGCAATCCCAAAGGCGAACCCTAAGATGTTCGGTGCCTATACAAATaaaacatgagagaaaataagCAACATAGTCCATCAGCATACCAAATTTGTTAGACGAAGGTTATATAAGAGGTGAAGGAAgcaggaaagaaagaaattgtaCCGCTATGAATAAATCTTCTATTAAAAGGCCATAGAAGAACCACACAACAGCTAAAAGGGTTAAGCAGAGTGACAATGAGAATGACATGTATTCCACACTCTTTGTTTTAATAACCAGCCTCTGAAAAAACAAGTCAATGGAATTAATAATCAAGTATTTAGTATGTGATCAACCAAAAAGGGATAATAATTAAGACGTAAAGCATGAATGGACTTACCATAATACTAAGAGGAGCAGCATACACAGAGACATTGAACACAACATTGATATACCCAACAACTGTCAACCGCCGACTAGCATTTGAGATTTGGCTTGTACCCCCTAAGATCAAACCATAAGCCAAGACATTAAACAAGACAAGCAGCTTTACTGTGAAAATctgcaaaaccaaaatcaaattttAATTCCATGATTTCCATCTTCACTCTTAACATAAATAGTTTCTAATATACATTAGAAgcagaaaagagagaagagTACCCTGACTTTTGGTGGTGCATAAATCAAGTACATTACAAGGTACA
Coding sequences:
- the LOC112171607 gene encoding protein LIFEGUARD 2, with product MKTRLSQNNDLEAGATPLLYPSMTGRPEFQWAFIRKVYAILTFQILLTIPIVATVYFNPAIAVFLIETWLGWFLKQTIIITSLAVLVAMVFCSKHHQLNYVLLGAFTICEALMVGVSCAFTSGTVGLEAVILTAVIFLSLTLYTFCAARRGHDFNFLGPFLFASLLALLVFGVIQIFLPLGKTSHMIYGIVGILIFCGYIVHDTDELIKHYEYDEYILAAIDLYLDLLNLFLRFLELMKDAESSDDA
- the LOC112171608 gene encoding bidirectional sugar transporter SWEET14, which produces MAALDLHLMASVFGILGTIFAFLVYLAPLPTFYRIFKTKSVQGFQSIPYSVALFSAMLMLYYGFLKTHALILIVVNSTGSFIETVYLVMYLIYAPPKVRIFTVKLLVLFNVLAYGLILGGTSQISNASRRLTVVGYINVVFNVSVYAAPLSIMRLVIKTKSVEYMSFSLSLCLTLLAVVWFFYGLLIEDLFIAAPNILGFAFGIAQMIMFLVYKKKKKVALPECSLNDQIPNTDRVATVENYDIVTAGETNTQTQLEVGDKEEFRS